A genomic window from Acidimicrobiia bacterium includes:
- a CDS encoding PRC-barrel domain-containing protein, whose translation MTTPRLLSAHSLMSDRVQQPSGEHLGDMKELMIDLDTGRIAYAVLSFGGFLGLGDKLFALPWSVFHVDTDEKALVLDVPKETLEQAPGFDKSNWPAGPEHWGLVDTHWADYRRVA comes from the coding sequence ATGACCACGCCCAGACTCCTATCCGCCCACAGTCTCATGTCCGACCGGGTGCAGCAGCCTTCCGGCGAGCACCTCGGGGACATGAAGGAATTGATGATCGACCTGGACACCGGCCGCATCGCCTATGCCGTGCTGTCGTTCGGCGGGTTCCTCGGACTCGGCGACAAGTTGTTCGCCCTCCCCTGGTCGGTGTTTCACGTCGACACGGACGAGAAGGCCCTCGTGCTCGACGTGCCGAAGGAGACCCTCGAGCAGGCACCAGGCTTCGACAAGTCGAACTGGCCCGCGGGGCCCGAGCATTGGGGTCTCGTCGACACCCATTGGGCCGACTACCGCCGAGTCGCCTGA
- a CDS encoding DEAD/DEAH box helicase has product MQNSTMNPDTVTNFSALGVSEPIVEVLRGRGITAPFPIQVMTIPDALLGRDVCGRAQTGSGKSLAFGIPMIERSKKSPPNQPGALVLVPTRELCSQVADELEPLARAMGRSLLAVYGGASMGTQTKALERGVDIVIATPGRLIDLIRRKLVSVTAVDCVVLDEADQMADMGFLPQVRSIMRSIAGEPQVMLFSATLDGAVRSLVTAYLRDPVGHEVITESDIVDEQTHRFLAVHYMDKAKVAARIIRGVTRTLIFVGTKANADRVTRQLQDEGVDALAIHGDKIQKDRERVLGDFAEGRLPALVATNIASRGLHIDDVDVVMHFDPPQDYKSFVHRSGRTARAGETGLVVSLVEWDQVEDVERLQRASGLNLEIVKMFSNDPRLDDLVAFEPAAVDPKRTSEVEISRRFRTRRRR; this is encoded by the coding sequence ATGCAGAACTCCACCATGAACCCTGACACAGTCACCAACTTCTCCGCCCTAGGTGTTTCCGAGCCGATCGTCGAGGTCCTTCGGGGTCGCGGCATCACCGCCCCCTTTCCGATCCAGGTCATGACCATCCCCGACGCGTTGCTCGGCCGCGATGTCTGCGGCCGGGCCCAGACCGGGTCTGGCAAGTCACTTGCCTTCGGCATCCCGATGATCGAGCGGTCGAAGAAGTCCCCCCCGAATCAGCCGGGGGCCCTGGTCCTCGTCCCAACCCGGGAGCTGTGCAGCCAGGTTGCGGACGAACTCGAGCCCCTAGCCAGGGCTATGGGCCGCTCGCTGCTCGCCGTATACGGCGGGGCGTCGATGGGTACCCAGACAAAGGCACTGGAGCGGGGGGTCGACATCGTCATCGCCACTCCCGGGCGGCTGATCGACCTGATCAGGCGCAAGTTGGTCTCCGTCACGGCCGTCGACTGTGTGGTGCTCGACGAGGCCGACCAAATGGCCGACATGGGCTTCCTTCCCCAGGTTCGATCGATCATGCGCTCGATCGCCGGTGAACCTCAAGTGATGCTGTTCTCGGCCACCCTCGACGGCGCCGTGCGCTCCCTAGTCACTGCCTACCTGCGTGACCCGGTGGGCCACGAGGTGATCACTGAGAGCGACATCGTCGACGAGCAGACACATCGCTTCCTCGCCGTCCACTACATGGACAAGGCCAAGGTGGCAGCCCGGATCATCCGGGGGGTGACCCGCACTCTGATCTTCGTGGGCACCAAGGCGAACGCCGATCGGGTGACCCGACAGCTCCAGGACGAAGGGGTGGATGCTCTGGCCATCCACGGTGACAAGATCCAGAAGGACCGCGAACGGGTGCTCGGCGACTTCGCCGAGGGGCGGCTCCCTGCACTGGTGGCCACCAACATCGCCTCCCGGGGCCTCCATATCGACGATGTCGACGTGGTGATGCACTTCGATCCCCCCCAGGACTACAAGAGTTTCGTCCACCGCTCGGGACGCACCGCCCGGGCGGGGGAGACCGGCCTGGTGGTGTCCCTGGTCGAGTGGGACCAGGTCGAGGACGTCGAACGGCTGCAGCGGGCCTCGGGCCTCAACCTAGAGATCGTGAAGATGTTCTCCAACGACCCCCGGCTCGACGACCTGGTGGCCTTCGAACCGGCTGCGGTCGATCCCAAGCGCACGAGCGAGGTCGAGATCTCGCGACGTTTCCGCACCCGTCGCCGGCGCTGA